One stretch of Paramormyrops kingsleyae isolate MSU_618 chromosome 4, PKINGS_0.4, whole genome shotgun sequence DNA includes these proteins:
- the LOC111860979 gene encoding acyl-coenzyme A thioesterase 9, mitochondrial isoform X1, which produces MLLTRFPLLRAASFATRAMTIATTSSHGMAPDMAEGNSHLLVSNVRNRLREIVGASTNWRDHQQALAERASLGSHLAPSQDALPVRRMQDSLVEVHLPLGTDPSLREKYLTFHDTVRFGRILEDLDSLAVLICYSHTRNKAQSRSPLSIVTALVDKIDMRKNIIYPDCDIKFTGHVTWVGKSSIEAKIHMSQFHDGAYSAVLDATFVMVARDPENKRAAFVNPLKPEGPEEEKIFQEGEENKKRRVDLSTASLLKVAPKLLERELVHSLFLNTLDSKTVSFRSRILPPDSVWMEDAKLKGLEICHPQERNIFNRIFGGFLMRKAYELGWANACYYGGCRPNLVAVDDILFQKPVEIGSLLLLSSQVCYTEGKYIQVRVHTEVLDPETRQHNTTNIFHFTFSFPQDVRAVIPKTYGESMLYLDGKRHFSQEH; this is translated from the exons ATGCTGCTAACAAG GTTCCCGTTGTTAAGGGCCGCCTCCTTCGCTACTAGAGCTAtgaccatagcaaccacatccAGCCATGGCATGGCCCCCGATATGGCGGAAG GAAACTCGCACTTGCTCGTCAGCAATG TCAGGAACCGTCTGAGGGAGATTGTGGGAGCGTCAACCAACTGGAG GGATCACCAGCAGGCTTTGGCAGAGCGGGCATCCCTGGGCTCCCATCTGGCCCCCTCACAGGATGCGCTGCCTGTCCGTCGCATGCAGGACAGTTTGGTTGAGGTGCACCTGCCACTGGGCACCGATCCCAGCCTGAGGGAAAAATACCTGACATTTCACGACACCGTCAG gTTTGGCCGGATCCTTGAGGACCTGGACAGCTTGGCAG TACTGATTTGTTACTCCCACACAAGGAACAAGGCACAGTCAAGGTCACCACTGTCCATTGTCACCGCCCTAGTGGACAAGATTG ATATGAGGAAGAACATCATCTATCCAGACTGTGACATAAAGTtcacaggtcatgtgacatgggtGGGAAAGTCCTCCATTGAAGCCAAGATACATATGTCTCAG TTCCATGATGGGGCCTACAGTGCTGTCCTGGATGCTACATTTGTCATGGTGGCACGAGATCCGGAAAACAAGAG GGCTGCGTTTGTCAACCCTCTGAAACCTGAGGGGCCAGAGGAAGAGAAGATCTTCCAGGAGGGAGAAG AGAACAAAAAGCGACGTGTGGACCTCAGTACTGCCTCCCTCCTGAAGGTGGCGCCCAAGCTCCTGGAGCGAGAGCTCGTCCACAGCCTCTTTCTGAACACCCTGGACTCCAA GACAGTGAGCTTCCGCAGCCGAATTCTGCCCCCCGACTCGGTGTGGATGGAGGATGCCAAACTGAAGGGACTAGAGATCTGTCACCCTCAG GAGAGGAATATCTTCAACCGCATCTTCGGCGGCTTCCTGATGAGGAAGGCGTATGAGCTGGGCTGGGCCAATGCCTGCTACTACGG AGGCTGTCGTCCTAATCTGGTCGCGGTTGACGACATCCTGTTCCAGAAGCCAGTGGAAATTGGCTCGCTGCTGCTTCTGTCCTCACAG GTTTGCTACACAGAGGGCAAGTACATCCAGGTCAGAGTTCACACAGAGGTCCTGGACCCTGAGACGCGCCAGCACAACACTACCAACATATTCCACTTCACCTTCAGCTTCCCACAGGATGTGCGGGCAGTCATCCCAAAGACGTATGGAG
- the LOC111860979 gene encoding acyl-coenzyme A thioesterase 9, mitochondrial isoform X2: MLLTRFPLLRAASFATRAMTIATTSSHGMAPDMAEVRNRLREIVGASTNWRDHQQALAERASLGSHLAPSQDALPVRRMQDSLVEVHLPLGTDPSLREKYLTFHDTVRFGRILEDLDSLAVLICYSHTRNKAQSRSPLSIVTALVDKIDMRKNIIYPDCDIKFTGHVTWVGKSSIEAKIHMSQFHDGAYSAVLDATFVMVARDPENKRAAFVNPLKPEGPEEEKIFQEGEENKKRRVDLSTASLLKVAPKLLERELVHSLFLNTLDSKTVSFRSRILPPDSVWMEDAKLKGLEICHPQERNIFNRIFGGFLMRKAYELGWANACYYGGCRPNLVAVDDILFQKPVEIGSLLLLSSQVCYTEGKYIQVRVHTEVLDPETRQHNTTNIFHFTFSFPQDVRAVIPKTYGESMLYLDGKRHFSQEH, from the exons ATGCTGCTAACAAG GTTCCCGTTGTTAAGGGCCGCCTCCTTCGCTACTAGAGCTAtgaccatagcaaccacatccAGCCATGGCATGGCCCCCGATATGGCGGAAG TCAGGAACCGTCTGAGGGAGATTGTGGGAGCGTCAACCAACTGGAG GGATCACCAGCAGGCTTTGGCAGAGCGGGCATCCCTGGGCTCCCATCTGGCCCCCTCACAGGATGCGCTGCCTGTCCGTCGCATGCAGGACAGTTTGGTTGAGGTGCACCTGCCACTGGGCACCGATCCCAGCCTGAGGGAAAAATACCTGACATTTCACGACACCGTCAG gTTTGGCCGGATCCTTGAGGACCTGGACAGCTTGGCAG TACTGATTTGTTACTCCCACACAAGGAACAAGGCACAGTCAAGGTCACCACTGTCCATTGTCACCGCCCTAGTGGACAAGATTG ATATGAGGAAGAACATCATCTATCCAGACTGTGACATAAAGTtcacaggtcatgtgacatgggtGGGAAAGTCCTCCATTGAAGCCAAGATACATATGTCTCAG TTCCATGATGGGGCCTACAGTGCTGTCCTGGATGCTACATTTGTCATGGTGGCACGAGATCCGGAAAACAAGAG GGCTGCGTTTGTCAACCCTCTGAAACCTGAGGGGCCAGAGGAAGAGAAGATCTTCCAGGAGGGAGAAG AGAACAAAAAGCGACGTGTGGACCTCAGTACTGCCTCCCTCCTGAAGGTGGCGCCCAAGCTCCTGGAGCGAGAGCTCGTCCACAGCCTCTTTCTGAACACCCTGGACTCCAA GACAGTGAGCTTCCGCAGCCGAATTCTGCCCCCCGACTCGGTGTGGATGGAGGATGCCAAACTGAAGGGACTAGAGATCTGTCACCCTCAG GAGAGGAATATCTTCAACCGCATCTTCGGCGGCTTCCTGATGAGGAAGGCGTATGAGCTGGGCTGGGCCAATGCCTGCTACTACGG AGGCTGTCGTCCTAATCTGGTCGCGGTTGACGACATCCTGTTCCAGAAGCCAGTGGAAATTGGCTCGCTGCTGCTTCTGTCCTCACAG GTTTGCTACACAGAGGGCAAGTACATCCAGGTCAGAGTTCACACAGAGGTCCTGGACCCTGAGACGCGCCAGCACAACACTACCAACATATTCCACTTCACCTTCAGCTTCCCACAGGATGTGCGGGCAGTCATCCCAAAGACGTATGGAG